The Pseudomonas sp. SCB32 DNA window CCGCCGCGTGCCGGCAGCCGATCGGTCGGAATGTGCAGCTCGCCACTCATGCCGACAGCGCCTCCTGCCGATCGAACGCCCGCAGCAAGGCCACGAGCAGTTGCTCCGGGCTCTGTCCGCCGAGGGCGAAGGCACGCCCGTCGAGCAGGAACAGCGGCACGCTGGAGTCGGCCAGGCCTACGCGGCGGCCGATGAACGCCCGCGCACCGTCGGCCAGGGCAGCCTCGAACTCCTCGGGAATGTAGTCGCAGGCGCGCAGCAGGCGCTGCAGGGTGTCGCGCTGGCCGATATCCTCGCCGAGCTGGAAGTGCGCGCGGAACAGCAGTTCCAGCAGGCGCTCAAGCTGCGCCTGGCTGCCCAGCTGGGCGGCGCGCTGGAACACCCGGTGGGCGTAGGTGGTATTGGGCATGCTGCGGATAAGTTCGAAATCGATCTCCACCCCAGCCAGGCGTGCGGCGTCGCGCACCTCCATCTGGCGCGCCCGCACCGCCCGCTTGCCGCCGAGGCGACGCTGGTAGAACGCAGCGAAGGGTTCGCCCTCCATCGGCACCTGGGGCAGCAACTGCAAGCCCAGCCAGTTCACCCGCACGTCCAGTTCCGGACGCTGCCGGGCCAGCTGGCGTAGCGCGGCGTCGAGATTGCGCTTGCCGATCAGGCACCAGGGGCAGATGAAGTCGAAGGTCATGTCCAGGTTCAGCGTCGGCATCATGCGCCCTTCTCCTCGCCGCGCAGGCGGCAGATATCACTGTGGTAGTGGCGCCGGGCATAGATGAACACCAGCGCGGCGAAGATGCTCAGCAGCGGGACGATCTGGAACGCACGGTCCAGTCCCACGGCGTCGGCCAGCACGCCAGTGAGCAGCGGGCCGGGTGCCAGGCCCAGCAGGTTATTGGCCAGGGTCAGGGTGGCGAAAGCGGTGCCGTGCACGGCCGGGCTGGTGAGGTTGGCCACCATGGCGCCGGAGGGCCCGGAGGTGCCGCCAGTCACCAGCATGCCAAGGGCGAGCAGGCTCAGCTGCATCGCGCCCGGCGGCAGGTGGAAGGCCACCGAGAGCAGCAGACAGCTGACCAGGCAGAAGCCGATGGCAAGGGCGATCTTGCGCGGCGGATTGGCACGCCCCAGGCGGTCGCAGAGGATGCCGCAAAGCACCATGCCGGTGCCGCCCACCAGCACGATCACCGCCGAGATCAACCCGGCCTTGTCGGTAGGCAGGTGGTAGTAGCGGTTCAGGTAGCTGGGAATCCACACCATCACGGCGGCGGCAACGAACAGCTGCAGGCCGCTGCCCAGGTAGGCGGCGACCACCGAACGACTGCCGAACAGGCTGCGCAGCGAACGCCCTCCGGCCTGGCGTGGCGCCTCGGCGGCGGCTACCGGGGCGATGCGCTTCTCGCTCACCACCAACGGATAGAGCAGTGCCAGCAACAGGCCGAACAGCGCCATGCCGGCAAAGGCCCAGCGCCACCCCAGGTGAGCGGCGAGCACGCCGCCCAGGCCCATGCCCAGCACCGAGCCGAACATGCCGCCGGCCATGAAGGCGCCGGTCAGGGTGGAGCGCAGATGCGCGGGGAATACCGAAATCACCACGGCGATGCCGACGCTGCCGTAGGCCGCCTCGCCAACGCCGACGAAGAAGCGCGCGGCGAACATCTGCGGGAAGGTCTGCGCCAGCGCGCAGCCCAGGGTCGCCAGGCTCCAGAGCATGGCCATCAGCGACAGGCTGCGCACCCGACCCCAGCGGTCGGCGAGCAGCGAAAGGGGGAAGGTCAGCAGGCCGACCATGACGGCGACGATGCCGCTGAGCAGCCCAAGCTTGGCGTCGCTCAGGGCCCAT harbors:
- a CDS encoding MFS transporter — its product is MAIHSVALGDIPATTPSVPRRYAWVVFALTFGLLISDYMSRQVLNAVFPLIKSEWALSDAKLGLLSGIVAVMVGLLTFPLSLLADRWGRVRSLSLMAMLWSLATLGCALAQTFPQMFAARFFVGVGEAAYGSVGIAVVISVFPAHLRSTLTGAFMAGGMFGSVLGMGLGGVLAAHLGWRWAFAGMALFGLLLALLYPLVVSEKRIAPVAAAEAPRQAGGRSLRSLFGSRSVVAAYLGSGLQLFVAAAVMVWIPSYLNRYYHLPTDKAGLISAVIVLVGGTGMVLCGILCDRLGRANPPRKIALAIGFCLVSCLLLSVAFHLPPGAMQLSLLALGMLVTGGTSGPSGAMVANLTSPAVHGTAFATLTLANNLLGLAPGPLLTGVLADAVGLDRAFQIVPLLSIFAALVFIYARRHYHSDICRLRGEEKGA
- a CDS encoding DsbA family protein, which produces MMPTLNLDMTFDFICPWCLIGKRNLDAALRQLARQRPELDVRVNWLGLQLLPQVPMEGEPFAAFYQRRLGGKRAVRARQMEVRDAARLAGVEIDFELIRSMPNTTYAHRVFQRAAQLGSQAQLERLLELLFRAHFQLGEDIGQRDTLQRLLRACDYIPEEFEAALADGARAFIGRRVGLADSSVPLFLLDGRAFALGGQSPEQLLVALLRAFDRQEALSA